TCGGGTCGACCGTCGCGGGGACCCTCGCGGTCGCGGTGGCCCTGGTGACCCGGGGCCCCCTGGTGGCCCTCCTGGTCGTGCTCGCGGTGATCGTGGTGCAGCAGGTCGAGGGCAACCTGCTGCAGCCGCTGGTGATGGGGCGCGCCCTGCACCTGCACCCGGCGGCGGTCGTCGTCGCGGTCGCGATCGGGGCCAGCGCCGCCGGGGTCATCGGCGCCGTCGTGGCCGTGCCGCTCGTGGCCGTGGTGACGCGGTTGGCCGAGCAGGTGCGCGAGAGACCCGGCTGAGCGGTTGTGCGGCTGGTGCCCCGGGGTCAGCCCGGCAGGTCGACGTTGTGCCGGTGCAGCCAGCCGACGAGCTGGCGGGCGCCGCTGGTCGTGGGCACGATCCCGTGCTCCAGCGTCGGCGGCAGGCCCGAGCCGGCGGGGCGCACGTGGCGCACCCACTCGCCGTGCGTGGTCAGGCCCAGGCCGACCTCGCGGGTCGGGTCCGTGTCGTCCGGCTCGAGGGTGATCAGCCAGAAGCGGGTGTCCTCGGCCTCCTGGCGGCGACCTCGGAGCCAGCCGCCGCTGGCGATCCGCACCGTCGCGCCGACGCTGGGCTGCACACCGCGGGCACGCACCAGGTCGGCCAGGTCCTCGGGCCGCTCCACCAGCCGCGTCGCCGCGACGTCCTGGTCGGCCGCGACCGCCCGGGCCTCACGCCGCGCGTCGACCGTCTGGCCCTCGCACGCCGCGCACCAGTCGGTCGTGGGCACGCCCCGCCGGAAGCCGCGGTGAGCCGCACAGAAGGACATCCGGTCCTCGGCGCACCGGCCCACCGTCGTACCCCGGCAGCGGGAGCCGAAGGCGTCGAAGAGCTCGCAGCGACTGGACATACCCACACCATAGGAATCCGCGGCCCCGACCTGAGGGGTTCGCGGGAACTGTGGATGCGTTGTTACCCGTGGCGGGCGGGTGGATCAGACCAGTCCGGGCGGGACGCGCACCGTCTCAGCGACCCGCCGTCGAGGCCCGGGCGACCAGCTCGGGGGTGAAGAGCACCTGCTGGTGCCGGTGACCGGGGTCGGAGGCCTCGGCGAGGACCAGCTCGGCGGCGGTGCGGCCGAGGAGCTGGCGCGGCTGGCGCACCGAGGTGAGGGGGACGGCCGCAGCGGCGGCGAACTCGATGTCGTCGTACCCGACGATGGCGAGGTCCTCGGGCACGGAGCGCCCGGTGCTGATCGCGTGCTGGAGGAGCCCCAGCGCGAGCAGGTCGTTGGCGCAGAACGCGGCCGTGGGGCGCCGCCGGGCAGGCAGTCCGGCCAGTCGTGCGCCCGCCTCTCGGCCCTCGCCGACCACCAGCTGGTCGGTCTCGAGCACGACGAGGTCCCCGTCGGGGAGCCCGGCGTCGGCCCAGGCGTCCCTGGCCCCGCGCAACCGGTCGCGCACCTGGCCGATCGAGGCCGGTCCGCCGACGAAGGCGACCCGCTCGTGGCCGCGGTCGAGCAGGTGCTCCACCGCCAGACGCCCCCCGAGCACGTCGTCGACGGCGACGGAGCAGAAGGCGTCGTCGTCGCGGGTGCGGTCGACGATGACCACCGGGGTGCCCCGTGAGGAGAGGCGGTCGAGGAAGGCGGCGTGCGGGTCCACGGGGGTGACCAGCACGCCCTGCACGCGCTGCTGCTCGAGCAGCTCGACGTGCGCCCGCTCGCGGGACTCCCGGTTGGCGGAGTTGCACAGCATGACCGTGAGGCCCTGCTCCTCGGCCGCCGCCTCCACCCCGAGGGCGACGTCGGTGAAGAAGGGGTTGCCGGCGTCGAGCATCACGTAGGCCAGGGTGCGGCTGGTGCCGGCCCGCAGCTGTCGCGCCGACTCGTTGCGCACGAATCCGAGGTCGGCCATCGCCGCCTGCACCCGTTGCCGGGTGCTGGCACTGACCCGGTCGGGCCGGTTGAGCACGTTGGAGACGGTGCCGAGGGAGACGCCGGCAGCGGCCGCGACGTCCTTGACCGACACCGAGCGGGAACTGGCCACGACATCCCTCCCGCCGGTCCGGGGCGCCCCTGCAGGGCAACACCTCTGAAACGTTGTGGGCACGACCATAGTGCCCCCGCT
This genomic window from Nocardioides marinus contains:
- a CDS encoding LacI family DNA-binding transcriptional regulator, whose amino-acid sequence is MASSRSVSVKDVAAAAGVSLGTVSNVLNRPDRVSASTRQRVQAAMADLGFVRNESARQLRAGTSRTLAYVMLDAGNPFFTDVALGVEAAAEEQGLTVMLCNSANRESRERAHVELLEQQRVQGVLVTPVDPHAAFLDRLSSRGTPVVIVDRTRDDDAFCSVAVDDVLGGRLAVEHLLDRGHERVAFVGGPASIGQVRDRLRGARDAWADAGLPDGDLVVLETDQLVVGEGREAGARLAGLPARRRPTAAFCANDLLALGLLQHAISTGRSVPEDLAIVGYDDIEFAAAAAVPLTSVRQPRQLLGRTAAELVLAEASDPGHRHQQVLFTPELVARASTAGR